The following coding sequences are from one Leptospira stimsonii window:
- a CDS encoding site-specific DNA-methyltransferase produces MSTALKRKERKIQTGEFWTSRQRQSHSIHYSVSYRASFKPELPAFFLDKYLAGSKGVVLDPFGGRGTTSIQANLEGHTAIHNDISPMSLFLAKSRQIVPAIESMEKILSRLDLKKKTKEEKEDKDLLAFYHRDTLNEIKNLKRILSQDASPEIQYIGVTALSRLHGHSDGFFSVYSFPQISIPASAQKRNNEKKGIRPEYKEIKSRIMQKMKRDLKTPLPPFYHEFSGRNRYTNHSSLHLESLEDSVTDLVITSPPFLDKVNYEEDNWLRYWFLEIELPDHKKPSIFSTLSGWTDFIHGTLEELSRVLRPQGVCVMEVGDIKKGRTVFNLDEYVIQAASGTGLEWETTFINDQKFTKLSNCWNVSNNEKGTNSNRCVVFRNYK; encoded by the coding sequence ATGTCGACTGCACTCAAAAGAAAAGAAAGAAAAATTCAAACCGGAGAATTCTGGACTTCCCGCCAGAGACAATCCCATTCCATTCATTACAGCGTAAGTTATCGCGCCTCGTTTAAACCGGAACTTCCCGCGTTTTTCTTGGATAAATACCTTGCCGGAAGCAAGGGTGTCGTCTTGGATCCGTTTGGCGGAAGGGGAACCACATCGATTCAGGCAAATCTGGAAGGACATACCGCGATTCACAATGATATCAGTCCGATGTCTTTGTTTTTAGCGAAATCGAGACAGATCGTTCCTGCGATAGAGAGTATGGAAAAAATTCTCTCTCGTCTCGATCTCAAAAAGAAAACGAAAGAAGAAAAGGAAGACAAGGACCTGCTTGCATTCTATCACAGAGACACCTTGAACGAGATTAAAAATCTCAAGAGAATTCTTTCGCAAGACGCTTCTCCTGAGATTCAATACATCGGAGTCACGGCGCTCTCCCGTTTACACGGACACAGTGACGGATTCTTTTCCGTTTATAGCTTTCCCCAAATTTCCATACCTGCGAGCGCTCAAAAACGCAATAACGAAAAGAAAGGGATTCGTCCCGAATATAAGGAGATTAAGTCGAGAATCATGCAGAAAATGAAGAGAGACTTAAAAACTCCTCTTCCTCCGTTTTACCACGAATTCTCGGGAAGAAATCGTTATACGAATCATTCTTCTTTACATCTGGAATCTTTGGAAGATTCGGTTACGGATCTTGTCATAACGTCTCCACCTTTCCTCGATAAGGTGAACTATGAAGAGGACAATTGGCTTCGTTATTGGTTCTTAGAGATCGAACTTCCGGATCATAAAAAGCCGAGTATTTTTTCGACTCTTTCCGGTTGGACCGATTTTATACACGGAACCTTGGAAGAACTCTCCCGAGTACTAAGACCGCAGGGTGTTTGTGTAATGGAAGTCGGAGATATCAAAAAAGGAAGAACCGTTTTCAACCTGGATGAATACGTGATCCAAGCCGCGTCCGGCACCGGATTAGAATGGGAAACGACGTTTATCAATGATCAGAAGTTTACCAAACTCTCCAACTGTTGGAACGTTTCGAATAACGAAAAAGGTACGAACTCCAATCGTTGTGTCGTCTTTCGAAATTATAAATAG
- a CDS encoding penicillin-binding transpeptidase domain-containing protein, which yields MKSLFSFFWIFFVLFFCKSEPSVLSLPPMPFSEKNLNWDGKSACAILVNLSARSKIYFQKEECSYKSPPASLFHTILALNALESGYLKEDQSLFFWDKTRHPYIRWQKDQNLKSALEYSVHWYFAKLWNDIGPEKGKQLLEKGNDFTSAVPMTRASFWLDGSYTVSPVEFVDYLIRLQESKPPFRKKTIQTVFGLLKRESGSVSNASGNHDLPGNWNGTEEYKSDSAFYYNQEEANSWFWALFQKEGAQWLIFTRVRTTGQPAAPLEAAKLASKVLQEESLLLSPLP from the coding sequence GTGAAGTCTCTATTCTCATTCTTTTGGATCTTCTTCGTACTTTTCTTTTGTAAAAGCGAACCTTCCGTTTTATCTCTTCCGCCGATGCCTTTTTCGGAAAAGAATCTGAACTGGGACGGGAAATCGGCTTGTGCGATCTTAGTAAACCTCAGCGCAAGAAGTAAAATCTACTTTCAAAAAGAAGAATGTTCTTATAAATCCCCGCCCGCTTCTCTTTTTCACACGATTCTTGCGTTAAACGCTTTGGAAAGCGGCTATCTCAAAGAGGATCAATCTCTTTTTTTCTGGGATAAAACGAGACATCCTTATATCCGTTGGCAAAAGGATCAGAATCTTAAATCGGCTCTTGAGTATTCCGTTCATTGGTATTTTGCAAAACTCTGGAACGATATCGGCCCCGAAAAAGGCAAACAGCTTCTTGAAAAAGGAAACGACTTTACGAGCGCCGTTCCGATGACAAGGGCTTCCTTTTGGTTGGACGGTTCTTACACCGTATCCCCGGTTGAATTTGTGGATTATCTAATCCGTTTGCAAGAATCGAAGCCGCCTTTTCGCAAAAAAACGATACAAACAGTCTTCGGTCTTTTGAAAAGAGAATCCGGTTCCGTCTCCAACGCGAGCGGCAATCACGATCTTCCCGGTAACTGGAACGGAACCGAAGAATACAAATCCGATTCCGCGTTTTACTATAACCAAGAAGAAGCGAACTCCTGGTTCTGGGCCCTCTTCCAAAAAGAAGGCGCGCAGTGGTTGATATTCACTCGGGTTCGCACGACGGGTCAACCCGCGGCTCCTCTGGAAGCGGCCAAACTCGCATCGAAGGTTCTTCAAGAAGAATCACTTCTGCTTTCCCCTCTTCCGTAA
- a CDS encoding cation:proton antiporter: MKKISVFYIFLIFSFVLCLAFILQSGKNLEVKKESFHSSQDVENPKDKQKRTPIQNGIERPGLLDFESVAQIFSGHLKQPLSRLLLQLIVIMLAARFFGKVATLVGQPAVIGEILAGILLGPSLLGLLFPEGFLLLFPKDSLATLQILSQLGLLLFMFVIGMELDLKILKNQAESAIVISHSSIMFPFLLGAGLAYFIYIPLAPENVDFIAFCLFMGIGMSITAFPVLARIILEKGWTKTTLGSLAITAAAADDVTAWCVLAVVVTIVNAGSFSSGFLTILMSGTYMVVMWKAILPLMRRAGNLYTTKESMTKTISAFFFLFIFISAWITEAIGIHALFGAFLAGVVMPDKKELRSNLVDKIEDFSLTVLLPLFFAFTGLRTKFGLLSSSGLWPIFFLILFVAILGKLGGSAIASRLSGKNWKDSLSIGILMNTRGLMELIVLNIGYDLGVLSEEIFSMMVLMALTTTIMTGPALKIVDWFFSKEETFSRYRAGKGILISFAQHSRGLELLKIAYGLFPEKKKEREVTAVHLSPDSNISESHAEKYEASSFTPLKELSKDLDIHLQTIYKTSTNITKDIIRIVEDGNYKLLLIGAARSFFSDDILGGKIRTILNETKCNTGILFSSQLEDVKNIHVLFGAEKDLNLLQIARRLASNYNSKLSIVDLNGSVDRIPSKIKQSLKREKVKILQPGSSVSDWKQFDLILCDLDIWENHPEFRVNELPKGGGLLLIRSVDGFLLEG, from the coding sequence ATGAAAAAAATATCGGTATTTTATATTTTTCTAATTTTCTCTTTTGTATTATGCCTCGCCTTCATTCTTCAGTCCGGAAAAAATCTGGAAGTCAAAAAGGAGAGTTTTCATTCTTCACAGGACGTGGAAAATCCAAAGGATAAGCAAAAAAGAACTCCGATTCAAAACGGAATAGAAAGACCTGGACTTCTCGACTTCGAATCCGTCGCTCAGATTTTTTCAGGACATCTCAAACAACCGCTTTCCCGATTACTTCTTCAATTGATCGTAATCATGCTCGCGGCGCGTTTTTTTGGGAAAGTCGCCACTCTCGTGGGACAACCCGCGGTGATCGGTGAAATTCTCGCCGGAATTCTATTAGGGCCTTCCCTGCTTGGATTGTTGTTTCCCGAAGGTTTCCTCCTTCTTTTTCCGAAAGATTCCTTGGCGACGCTTCAGATTCTCAGTCAACTGGGACTTCTCCTTTTTATGTTTGTGATCGGAATGGAACTCGATCTCAAAATTTTGAAGAATCAAGCCGAGTCAGCGATCGTGATTTCACACTCGAGCATCATGTTTCCCTTTCTCCTCGGAGCGGGACTTGCTTATTTTATCTATATTCCTTTGGCGCCCGAGAACGTGGATTTTATCGCTTTCTGTCTTTTTATGGGAATCGGAATGAGCATCACGGCGTTTCCGGTCCTTGCAAGAATCATCTTGGAAAAAGGATGGACCAAAACCACGTTAGGCAGTCTTGCCATAACTGCGGCCGCGGCCGATGACGTAACCGCATGGTGCGTGCTCGCGGTCGTGGTGACGATCGTCAATGCGGGATCTTTTTCTTCCGGCTTTCTTACCATTCTTATGTCGGGCACGTATATGGTCGTGATGTGGAAGGCGATTCTTCCGCTTATGCGAAGGGCTGGAAATCTATACACGACGAAAGAATCGATGACCAAAACGATCTCCGCATTCTTTTTTCTCTTTATCTTTATTTCCGCATGGATCACGGAGGCAATCGGCATACACGCGTTATTCGGAGCTTTTCTTGCGGGTGTCGTCATGCCCGACAAAAAGGAACTTCGTAGCAATCTTGTGGACAAAATCGAAGATTTCAGTCTCACGGTTCTACTCCCACTCTTCTTCGCGTTTACTGGGCTCAGGACAAAATTCGGTCTCCTTTCGAGTTCCGGCCTTTGGCCGATTTTCTTTTTGATTCTTTTTGTCGCCATCTTAGGAAAGTTAGGCGGAAGTGCGATCGCATCCAGATTATCCGGTAAGAATTGGAAGGATTCCCTCTCCATCGGAATTCTGATGAATACAAGAGGATTGATGGAGCTGATCGTCCTCAACATCGGTTACGACCTTGGAGTTTTATCGGAAGAAATTTTTTCCATGATGGTTCTGATGGCATTGACGACGACGATTATGACCGGACCCGCGCTTAAGATCGTAGATTGGTTTTTTTCCAAAGAGGAAACGTTTTCGCGCTACAGAGCGGGTAAGGGAATTCTAATATCCTTCGCGCAACATTCCAGAGGTCTGGAACTATTAAAGATCGCTTATGGACTTTTTCCCGAAAAGAAAAAGGAAAGAGAAGTCACCGCCGTCCATCTTTCTCCCGATTCAAACATTTCCGAATCGCACGCCGAAAAATACGAGGCTTCCAGTTTCACTCCTTTGAAAGAACTTTCCAAGGATTTGGATATTCATCTCCAAACGATCTACAAAACCTCGACCAATATCACGAAAGATATCATTCGTATCGTAGAAGACGGAAACTACAAACTTCTTCTCATCGGCGCCGCTCGCTCTTTTTTCTCGGACGATATTCTCGGCGGAAAAATCAGAACCATTCTCAACGAAACGAAGTGTAATACCGGAATTTTATTCTCATCCCAATTGGAAGACGTGAAGAATATCCACGTTCTTTTCGGCGCCGAAAAAGATCTGAATCTTTTACAAATCGCAAGAAGACTCGCCTCGAATTACAATTCCAAACTTTCGATCGTTGACTTAAACGGGTCCGTAGATCGGATTCCCTCGAAGATCAAACAAAGTCTCAAACGGGAGAAGGTGAAAATTCTTCAGCCGGGATCGAGCGTTTCCGACTGGAAACAGTTTGATCTCATCCTCTGCGATTTGGACATTTGGGAAAATCATCCCGAGTTTCGAGTGAACGAACTTCCGAAAGGAGGCGGTCTTCTTTTGATTCGTTCGGTGGACGGATTTTTACTGGAAGGATAG
- a CDS encoding multiheme c-type cytochrome, with the protein MRRLISILLKIQNEVGVIWLLFFCLGNCEKTFLESHWSTPIALQGKAPSLYGESEKSLDPEDCGTCHREQFEKWNESFHSKAGGAGLQWQLKRLGVEKAEDCFSCHSPLAETQAYFKESKFAISKPSEEITSYLSKGKEERGILCASCHVRKHVRYGPPPRSGIDQHRSSPHGGYVIRNEFETSEFCAPCHVRKHVRYGPPPRSGIDQHRSSPHGGYVIRNEFETSEFCAPCHESPETGKRLNGKRLMETFTEWKKSEYATKGITCQNCHMENRSHDWKGIHDPETTKKAIGSSFEVKLEKERIVVLASLKNTGAGHKFPTYSVPKLFLSVTWIRNGNVYRSLSEKTIGRVTDIDLETEFEDTRLAPGEEAVLTADIDRSEWKKGDKIRFQAIVEPDEFYARMFQDNYDQRKKYLISGPEELQLLDALRKVKNTRYVLFEHEKTMDRLSFQ; encoded by the coding sequence TTGCGGCGGTTGATTTCCATTCTTCTTAAAATTCAAAATGAAGTCGGAGTGATCTGGCTTCTCTTTTTTTGTTTAGGAAATTGCGAAAAGACGTTTTTAGAATCGCACTGGTCCACACCGATCGCCTTGCAAGGAAAGGCGCCTTCTCTTTATGGAGAGTCGGAAAAAAGTCTCGACCCGGAAGATTGTGGAACCTGCCACAGGGAACAATTTGAAAAATGGAACGAGAGTTTTCATTCGAAAGCGGGAGGTGCGGGTCTGCAATGGCAGTTAAAACGTCTTGGAGTGGAAAAAGCAGAGGATTGTTTCTCTTGTCATTCTCCGTTAGCCGAAACTCAAGCGTATTTTAAAGAATCGAAATTTGCAATATCGAAACCTTCCGAAGAAATCACTTCCTATCTGAGTAAAGGAAAGGAGGAAAGGGGAATCCTTTGCGCTTCCTGTCACGTGAGAAAACACGTTCGATACGGACCACCTCCTCGCTCGGGTATCGATCAGCATCGATCTTCACCTCACGGTGGTTATGTGATCCGAAATGAATTTGAAACGTCCGAATTTTGCGCGCCCTGCCACGTGAGAAAACACGTTCGATACGGACCACCTCCTCGCTCGGGTATCGATCAGCATCGATCTTCACCTCACGGTGGTTATGTGATCCGAAATGAATTTGAAACGTCCGAATTTTGCGCGCCCTGCCACGAGTCACCCGAGACGGGAAAACGACTCAATGGCAAACGTTTGATGGAGACGTTCACCGAATGGAAGAAAAGCGAATACGCAACCAAGGGAATCACATGCCAAAATTGTCATATGGAAAATCGGTCCCACGATTGGAAGGGGATACACGATCCTGAGACGACAAAAAAAGCGATCGGTTCTTCGTTCGAAGTCAAATTGGAAAAAGAAAGAATCGTCGTTCTCGCTTCTTTAAAAAATACGGGCGCAGGTCATAAGTTTCCTACGTATTCCGTACCCAAATTGTTTCTTTCCGTGACCTGGATTCGGAACGGAAACGTGTATCGCTCTCTTTCGGAAAAAACGATCGGGCGAGTGACGGATATCGATCTGGAAACGGAATTCGAAGATACAAGGCTCGCGCCAGGAGAAGAAGCCGTTTTAACGGCTGATATCGACCGGTCCGAGTGGAAGAAGGGAGACAAAATTCGATTTCAGGCGATCGTCGAACCAGACGAGTTTTATGCGAGAATGTTTCAGGATAACTACGATCAAAGAAAGAAATATCTGATTTCCGGTCCGGAAGAACTTCAACTTTTGGATGCTTTGCGAAAGGTAAAGAATACGCGTTATGTGCTCTTTGAACACGAAAAAACCATGGATCGACTATCCTTCCAGTAA
- a CDS encoding sulfurtransferase — protein sequence MKYTKLILFSLLIFGFVWSCGNKSGNYDFIPAAFKIRLPLIIKINSAEEIANASADDYNQNNFGLITYSKLNSWVQDWPNRKPLGIYGKLFIFQVQTGTPSGQYVFPKTGSGVYVHLLTDADTTFGQTRNNGVIDTETMVPQGSQIDGFLKKYGIDLQNDLVVFSADTPTTANLQQALRGWYALRYWGAPAKSLAILNGAVSYHASQGNLFTTLFLSPLNPAGGKGVQSLLTDNTILQATLGDVIHILKNGNSNFLKVTPVPVKGVFFLDARSVAEYTGTASSTTGPSGKTCATPPCVTGIEGHIKGAVNIPFANLLEDTNITVQFKTKAQILNLFSAAGFVSGQTIITYCRTNVRSTVTGFASVAILGIPTRYYDGSWVEWGSLATDNRAISDDLKWSNLPAVSPWKTNLSILTDNLTANPDTNVAKSSFTTAQAFSRSSNQLIDEDKSYLSNTSGSSGSGSGGSSGGGGGGGGNACGG from the coding sequence ATGAAATATACAAAACTCATTCTTTTTTCATTATTAATCTTCGGTTTTGTCTGGAGTTGCGGGAACAAATCCGGCAATTACGATTTTATTCCGGCCGCGTTTAAGATTCGCCTTCCTTTGATCATAAAGATCAATTCGGCCGAAGAAATCGCAAACGCTTCGGCGGACGATTATAATCAGAATAATTTCGGTTTGATTACTTATTCCAAGCTCAACTCTTGGGTTCAAGATTGGCCGAATCGAAAACCGCTCGGGATTTACGGAAAACTATTTATCTTTCAGGTTCAAACGGGGACACCGTCCGGACAATACGTGTTTCCAAAAACGGGTAGCGGAGTGTATGTGCACTTGTTAACCGATGCGGATACGACGTTCGGACAAACTCGAAACAACGGGGTGATCGATACGGAAACGATGGTTCCACAAGGTTCACAAATCGACGGATTCTTAAAAAAATACGGTATCGATCTTCAGAACGATCTTGTTGTCTTTTCCGCGGACACTCCTACTACGGCGAATCTGCAACAGGCTTTGAGAGGATGGTATGCTCTTCGTTACTGGGGTGCTCCCGCAAAGAGTTTAGCAATCTTGAATGGAGCCGTTTCTTATCACGCTTCACAAGGGAATCTATTTACGACTCTTTTTCTTTCTCCTCTAAATCCCGCGGGAGGAAAGGGTGTTCAATCCCTGCTTACGGACAATACAATTCTGCAGGCGACTTTGGGTGATGTGATTCATATTTTAAAAAATGGGAACTCTAACTTTTTGAAGGTCACTCCCGTTCCAGTCAAAGGAGTTTTCTTTTTGGACGCGCGGTCCGTCGCGGAATATACGGGAACCGCATCCAGTACAACGGGGCCAAGCGGAAAAACCTGTGCGACCCCGCCTTGTGTTACCGGGATCGAAGGTCATATCAAAGGAGCAGTCAATATTCCATTTGCCAATCTATTAGAAGATACGAATATTACGGTTCAATTTAAGACAAAGGCACAGATTCTGAACTTGTTTTCTGCGGCGGGGTTCGTGTCCGGTCAGACGATTATCACCTATTGTAGAACTAACGTGCGTTCAACGGTAACCGGCTTTGCTTCCGTTGCCATCCTCGGAATTCCAACGCGCTATTACGACGGTTCTTGGGTCGAATGGGGATCGCTCGCGACGGACAATCGTGCGATCAGCGATGATCTGAAATGGTCCAATCTCCCGGCGGTTTCTCCTTGGAAAACAAATCTGAGTATCCTTACGGACAATCTCACCGCCAATCCGGATACGAACGTTGCGAAATCGAGTTTTACTACCGCTCAAGCTTTTTCCCGAAGTTCCAATCAATTGATCGACGAGGATAAATCGTATTTGAGCAACACGAGTGGCAGTAGCGGAAGCGGCTCCGGAGGTAGTTCTGGCGGCGGGGGGGGAGGAGGCGGCAACGCTTGCGGCGGTTGA